A stretch of Candidatus Sphingomonas phytovorans DNA encodes these proteins:
- a CDS encoding LysR family transcriptional regulator, producing MLDSVSLDQLRTFLAAAEEGSFSAAGRRLGRAQSVVSQTLGTLERQLGVQLFDRSARYPALTEAGSALLPEARAVAGRMDSFKARARDLAGGLEPELSVAIDVMFPIHVFARAVTDFQATFPHTPLRVRVEALGAVIEPVSGGRAAFAVVGTLPLVPADFVQERLLSIPLVMVAAPAHPLAQRTGPIPRADLAEHVQLVLTDRSDLSLGKEFGVLSPRTWRIADLGAKHAFLHAGLGWGSMPSPMVQADLAAGRLVELPLEDGWPEGNLLPMLAVHRKDMPPGPAGRWLIEQLKDTVNRCPGQG from the coding sequence ATGCTTGACTCAGTCTCGCTCGATCAGTTGCGAACGTTCCTCGCGGCGGCTGAGGAGGGAAGCTTCTCCGCCGCCGGTCGCCGGCTCGGCCGGGCTCAATCGGTGGTCAGCCAGACGCTCGGCACGCTTGAGCGGCAATTGGGGGTCCAGCTGTTCGACCGCAGCGCGCGCTATCCGGCGCTGACCGAGGCTGGCAGCGCCCTGCTGCCCGAAGCGCGGGCGGTGGCTGGCCGGATGGATTCGTTCAAGGCCCGCGCCCGCGATCTGGCCGGCGGGCTTGAGCCTGAGCTGTCGGTCGCGATCGACGTGATGTTCCCGATCCATGTCTTCGCGCGCGCGGTCACCGATTTTCAGGCGACCTTTCCGCACACGCCGCTTCGTGTCCGTGTCGAGGCGCTGGGCGCGGTGATCGAGCCGGTGTCCGGCGGGCGTGCGGCTTTTGCCGTGGTCGGCACCTTGCCGCTCGTCCCGGCCGATTTCGTGCAGGAAAGGCTCCTGTCGATACCGCTGGTGATGGTCGCCGCACCCGCGCATCCGCTGGCACAGCGCACCGGGCCGATTCCGCGCGCTGACCTTGCCGAACATGTCCAGCTCGTCCTTACCGACCGGTCGGATCTGTCGCTCGGCAAGGAATTCGGGGTGCTTTCGCCCAGGACCTGGCGCATTGCCGATCTCGGCGCCAAGCATGCCTTTCTGCACGCCGGGCTCGGCTGGGGCAGCATGCCCTCCCCGATGGTCCAGGCCGATCTCGCCGCAGGCCGGCTGGTCGAACTGCCGCTCGAAGACGGCTGGCCCGAGGGCAACCTGCTGCCGATGCTCGCGGTCCATCGCAAGGACATGCCGCCCGGCCCCGCCGGACGCTGGCTGATCGAGCAGTTGAAAGACACGGTCAACCGCTGTCCCGGGCAGGGGTGA
- a CDS encoding FMN-dependent NADH-azoreductase, producing the protein MKLLHVDSSILGQGSVSRHLSASIVAQQQALHPGIGIVRRDLATDPVDHLSGLHLAAAQGAVPEAEALQRDLAAGQAALEEFLDADIVVVGAPMYNFGIPSQLKAWIDRLAVAGRTFRYGANGAEGLAGGKTVIVASSRGGFYGADTQAAFLDHQETYLRGVFGFFGITDISFIRAEGVAMGEPQRQQAIDSAEAEILKLAA; encoded by the coding sequence ATGAAGCTCCTCCACGTCGATTCAAGCATTCTCGGCCAGGGCTCGGTGAGCCGTCATCTCTCGGCCTCGATCGTTGCCCAGCAACAGGCGTTGCATCCTGGCATCGGGATCGTCCGCCGCGATCTCGCCACCGATCCGGTCGATCACCTTTCCGGCCTCCACCTTGCCGCGGCGCAGGGTGCCGTGCCCGAAGCCGAAGCACTGCAGCGCGATCTCGCGGCCGGCCAGGCAGCGCTCGAGGAATTTCTCGATGCCGATATCGTCGTGGTCGGCGCGCCGATGTATAATTTCGGCATCCCCAGCCAGCTCAAGGCATGGATCGACCGTCTCGCGGTCGCAGGCCGTACCTTCCGCTATGGCGCGAACGGCGCCGAGGGCCTGGCCGGTGGCAAGACCGTGATCGTCGCGTCGTCGCGCGGCGGCTTCTACGGCGCCGATACCCAGGCGGCGTTCCTCGACCATCAGGAAACCTATCTGCGCGGCGTGTTCGGCTTTTTCGGCATCACCGACATCAGCTTCATCCGCGCCGAGGGTGTCGCCATGGGCGAACCGCAGCGCCAGCAGGCGATCGACAGCGCCGAGGCGGAAATCCTCAAGCTGGCCGCCTAG